A genomic segment from Paralichthys olivaceus isolate ysfri-2021 chromosome 22, ASM2471397v2, whole genome shotgun sequence encodes:
- the atp1b2a gene encoding sodium/potassium-transporting ATPase subunit beta-2a isoform X1, with protein sequence MSGTKEEDRKGSSEWREFFWNPRTHELLGRTATSWGLILLFYLIFYLFLAGMFVLTMYIMLLTLDDYKPTWQDRLVTPGMMIRPKGDQLEITFSVSETESWDGFVHNLNTFLSPYNDSYQVQTNDYCPPDQYFIQEDSGEVRNNPKRSCQFNRTMLEDCSGVSDRFYGYSRGQPCILIKLNRVINMLPGKEGQSPYVTCGAKTYRVGKDEWREDSDKIGQLVYYPPNGTFNLMYYPYYGKKAQVNYTQPLVAVKFLNASLNTDINVECKINSNTLASGSERDKFAGRVSFKLRINDK encoded by the exons ATGTCCGGAACCAAGGAGGAGGACCGCAAGGGCTCGAGTGAGTGGCGGGAATTCTTCTGGAACCCGCGAACCCACGAGCTGCTGGGTCGAACCGCCACGAGCTGgg GTCTGATCCTGCTCTTCTACCTGATCTTCTACTTGTTTCTGGCGGGAATGTTTGTTCTCACCATGTACATCATGCTGCTCACGCTCGACGACTACAAGCCCACCTGGCAGGACCGCCTGGTCACTCCAG GGATGATGATTCGTCCGAAGGGTGATCAGCTGGAGATCACGTTCTCTGTGTCAGAGACTGAGAGCTGGGACGGCTTCGTCCACAACCTCAACACCTTCCTGTCTC cgtACAACGACAGCTACCAGGTTCAGACCAATGATTACTGTCCTCCAGATCAATACTTCATTCAAGAGGACAGTGGCGAG GTGAGGAACAATCCGAAGCGTTCCTGTCAGTTTAATCGGACGATGTTGGAGGACTGCTCTGGGGTCTCAGATCGTTTCTATGGTTACAGCAGAGGTCAGCCCTGCATCCTCATCAAACTGAATCGG GTCATCAACATGCTGCCGGGAAAGGAGGGACAGTCTCCTTACGTCACCTGTGGAGCCAAG ACGTACAGAGTGGGGAAAGATGAGTGG agggAGGACAGTGATAAGATTGGACAGCTGGTGTATTATCCTCCAAATGGGACATTCAATCTTATGTACTACCCATACTACGGCAAGAAAgctcag GTGAACTACACTCAGCCGCTGGTGGCCGTGAAGTTCCTGAACGCCTCTCTGAACACAGACATCAACGTCGAGTGTAAAATCAACTCCAACACTCTCGCCTCCGGCAGCGAGAGG
- the atp1b2a gene encoding sodium/potassium-transporting ATPase subunit beta-2a isoform X2 has protein sequence MSGTKEEDRKGSSEWREFFWNPRTHELLGRTATSWGLILLFYLIFYLFLAGMFVLTMYIMLLTLDDYKPTWQDRLVTPGMMIRPKGDQLEITFSVSETESWDGFVHNLNTFLSPYNDSYQVQTNDYCPPDQYFIQEDSGEVRNNPKRSCQFNRTMLEDCSGVSDRFYGYSRGQPCILIKLNRVINMLPGKEGQSPYVTCGAKREDSDKIGQLVYYPPNGTFNLMYYPYYGKKAQVNYTQPLVAVKFLNASLNTDINVECKINSNTLASGSERDKFAGRVSFKLRINDK, from the exons ATGTCCGGAACCAAGGAGGAGGACCGCAAGGGCTCGAGTGAGTGGCGGGAATTCTTCTGGAACCCGCGAACCCACGAGCTGCTGGGTCGAACCGCCACGAGCTGgg GTCTGATCCTGCTCTTCTACCTGATCTTCTACTTGTTTCTGGCGGGAATGTTTGTTCTCACCATGTACATCATGCTGCTCACGCTCGACGACTACAAGCCCACCTGGCAGGACCGCCTGGTCACTCCAG GGATGATGATTCGTCCGAAGGGTGATCAGCTGGAGATCACGTTCTCTGTGTCAGAGACTGAGAGCTGGGACGGCTTCGTCCACAACCTCAACACCTTCCTGTCTC cgtACAACGACAGCTACCAGGTTCAGACCAATGATTACTGTCCTCCAGATCAATACTTCATTCAAGAGGACAGTGGCGAG GTGAGGAACAATCCGAAGCGTTCCTGTCAGTTTAATCGGACGATGTTGGAGGACTGCTCTGGGGTCTCAGATCGTTTCTATGGTTACAGCAGAGGTCAGCCCTGCATCCTCATCAAACTGAATCGG GTCATCAACATGCTGCCGGGAAAGGAGGGACAGTCTCCTTACGTCACCTGTGGAGCCAAG agggAGGACAGTGATAAGATTGGACAGCTGGTGTATTATCCTCCAAATGGGACATTCAATCTTATGTACTACCCATACTACGGCAAGAAAgctcag GTGAACTACACTCAGCCGCTGGTGGCCGTGAAGTTCCTGAACGCCTCTCTGAACACAGACATCAACGTCGAGTGTAAAATCAACTCCAACACTCTCGCCTCCGGCAGCGAGAGG
- the LOC109645678 gene encoding uncharacterized protein isoform X2 — MSAVTVETAVTVKETTVVAMANNTEEHVSEQTSPLEEELKKPARRRRRASVTLGRRGQRGKKWVPADKRRGPGEKRRGQKEKRRGHEEKKEGVTVKRMWSGGKRQYCVFCRRPQVKIARHLLRKHTDEPEVMAASTLPTGSKQRHLLLDHLRCRGNYLHNIEVIRQGSGEIIPCRQPSEEVDARNYLPCPLCLGFFLRSDLWKHQASCRKKLSSNPSKDSTSETRSDTTSDYTGKSVCDQGDNRASRSTEDTLSDPQGDIVAADQTCKPGSNQPDTAEPSGDQDATSDPGVDRPRKRIRVQAAASRLLPISGGASESCSEVLHRMNQDHISHQVKSDWLICKYGNKLMGNQDSSQKRYDYVSQKLRELGRFLLAAKSLDSGVHTLLDVLAPGRLSLALAAARKASGYRWSRPPLAVKTTLKTVCEIAIGESLQDGDWEAAAKTTDFYHILGREWDNLGLLNPDAAPEGGIKLKKQLVQSRNDKKSSQEPETSPVVPSKSSNRPVTMIPPESRLQTPLTVPVAPRKVRRRPWSSAEKEAVWRQLGVHVLVQTVPGKEVCQRCLDLEPVLRGRHWKDIKNQVHNQIQSQKKQQFHAQMDLQDPQEQQNQEQDQTQTQKKQHQHFQDQMDQHGKDHTQNQKKQQYHAQIDHQDNVQNQKKQQYHLQLDQQNQDHTQKKQQFQVQMDHQDQESIQNQKKHHYHTQMDHQDHLQIHKKQMCHSRLEHPDHIQVHKKQLYQMDQQTQVLQSTLDQDTSSLLTGTPYGPDGPHRATGLSLVERDPIISPYPIPHRAPGLHMDQLLSRTEWTDESLAQNYPINRQLARNLLPDAPTGGPLPNPHSGHVHF, encoded by the exons AT GTCTGCAGTTACCGTGGAGACGGCTGTCACCGTGAAGGAAACAACTGTTGTTGCCATGGCCAACAACACGGAGGAGCACGTGTCTGAGCAAACCTCCCCTCTTGAGGAGGAGTTGAAGAAACCTGCCCGCCGCCGTCGACGGGCCAGCGTCACATTAGGGAGGCGGGGCCAGAGAGGGAAGAAGTGGGTCCCCGCAGACAAGAGGCGGGGCCCAGGTGAGAAGAGACGTGGTCAGAAGGAGAAGCGGCGAGGTcacgaggagaagaaggagggcGTGACGGTGAAGAGAATGTGGAGTGGCGGGAAGCGACAATATTGTGTGTTCTGTCGGCGTCCGCAGGTGAAGATCGCACGTCACCTGCTGCGAAAGCACACAGATGAACCGGAGGTGATGGCCGCCAGCACACTGCCGACGGGCTCCAAACAACGCCACCTGCTGCTGGACCACCTGCGCTGCAGAGGCAACTACCTCCACAACATCGAG GTGATCAGACAGGGCAGTGGGGAGATCATCCCGTGTCGTCAGCCGTCAGAGGAGGTCGATGCGCGGAATTACCTGCCATGTCCGCTCTGCCTGGGTTTCTTCCTTCGCTCTGATCTCTGGAAACATCAGGCATCCTGTCGTAAGAAGCTGTCGTCCAACCCCTCCAAAGACTCCACCTCAGAGACAAGGTCAGACACGACATCTGACTATACAGGAAAGTCTGTCTGTGATCAAGGAGACAACAGGGCTTCCAGGTCAACGgaggacacactgtctgacCCCCAAGGGGACATAGTTGCAGCAGACCAGACCTGTAAACCCGGGTCCAATCAGCCTGATACTGCTGAACCCAGTGGGGATCAGGATGCAACCTCTGACCCTGGGGTTGACCGGCCAAGGAAGCGAATTAGGGTCCAAGCCGCAGCATCCCGCCTCCTTCCAATTTCTGGCGGAGCGTCAGAGAGTTGCAGTGAAGTCCTGCATCGCATGAACCAGGACCACATCTCACATCAG GTCAAATCTGATTGGTTGATCTGTAAATATGGAAACAAGTTGATGGGGAACCAAGATAGCAGCCAGAAGCGGTATGATTATGTCAGTCAAAAGCTGCGGGAACTTGGGAGGTTCCTCCTGGCAGCTAAATCACTGGACTCTGGCGTTCACACACTACTGGACGTTTTGGCTCCAGGCCGCCTCAGCCTGGCACTGGCTGCTGCCAGAAAGGCATCTGGGTATCGCTGGAGCCGCCCTCCTCTGGCGGTGAAGACCACACTGAAAACAGTTTGCGAGATTGCCATCGGAGAGAGTCTGCAGGATGGAGACTGGGAGGCAGCAGCCAAAACCACCGACTTTTACCACATTCTGGGAAGAGAGTGGGACAACCTGGGGCTGCTGAACCCTGATGCAG CTCCTGAGGGAGGAATCAAGCTGAAGAAACAACTGGTCCAATCACGGAATGACAAGAAGTCGAGTCAAGAGCCTGAAACAAGTCCAGTGG TTCCATCAAAGAGCAGCAACAGACCTGTGACCATGATTCCACCTGAGTCCAGACTGCAGACTCCTCTCACGG TTCCTGTGGCTCCAAGAAAGGTCAGACGTCGTCCGTGGTCATCTGCAGAGAAGGAGGCAGTCTGGAGACAGTTGGGAGTCCATGTTCTGGTGCAGACCGTACCTGGGAAGGAGGTTTGTCAGCGCTGTCTTGACCTTGAGCCTGTCCTCAGAGGTCGACATTGGAAAGACATAAAGAACCAAGTCCACAACCAAATCCAGAGCCAAAAGAAGCAGCAGTTCCACGCCCAGATGGACCTTCAAGACCCCCAGGAACAACAGAATCAAGAACAAgaccaaacacaaactcagaagAAGCAGCACCAGCACTTCCAGGACCAAATGGACCAACATGGAAAGGACCACACCCAGAACCAGAAGAAACAGCAGTACCATGCCCAGATAGACCACCAGGACAATGTTCAGAACCAGAAGAAACAGCAGTACCATCTCCAGTTGGACCAACAGAACCAGGACCACACCcagaaaaaacagcagtttCAAGTTCAGATGGACCACCAGGACCAGGAAAGCATTCAGAATCAAAAGAAACACCATTACCACACCCAGATGGACCACCAGGACCACCTTCAAATTCATAAAAAGCAAATGTGCCATTCTAGATTGGAACACCCTGACCATATTCAGGTCCACAAGAAGCAGCTGTACCAAATGGACCAGCAGACCCAGGTACTGCAGTCCACACTGGATCAGGACACGTCGTCTCTTCTGACGGGCACTCCTTATGGACCTGATGGACCTCATCGGGCCACAGGACTCTCACTTGTTGAGCGGGACCCCATTATCAGTCCATATCCAATTCCACACCGGGCCCCAGGGCTTCACATGGACCAGCTACTGTCCAGAACAGAGTGGACTGATGAGTCTCTGGCCCAGAACTACCCAATCAACCGGCAGCTAGCCAGGAACCTTCTCCCAGATGCACCCACAGGAGGACCTCTGCCCAATCCACACTCTGGACATGTCCACTTCTGA
- the LOC109645678 gene encoding uncharacterized protein isoform X1 — protein MSAVTVETAVTVKETTVVAMANNTEEHVSEQTSPLEEELKKPARRRRRASVTLGRRGQRGKKWVPADKRRGPGEKRRGQKEKRRGHEEKKEGVTVKRMWSGGKRQYCVFCRRPQVKIARHLLRKHTDEPEVMAASTLPTGSKQRHLLLDHLRCRGNYLHNIEVIRQGSGEIIPCRQPSEEVDARNYLPCPLCLGFFLRSDLWKHQASCRKKLSSNPSKDSTSETRSDTTSDYTGKSVCDQGDNRASRSTEDTLSDPQGDIVAADQTCKPGSNQPDTAEPSGDQDATSDPGVDRPRKRIRVQAAASRLLPISGGASESCSEVLHRMNQDHISHQVKSDWLICKYGNKLMGNQDSSQKRYDYVSQKLRELGRFLLAAKSLDSGVHTLLDVLAPGRLSLALAAARKASGYRWSRPPLAVKTTLKTVCEIAIGESLQDGDWEAAAKTTDFYHILGREWDNLGLLNPDAVAPEGGIKLKKQLVQSRNDKKSSQEPETSPVVPSKSSNRPVTMIPPESRLQTPLTVPVAPRKVRRRPWSSAEKEAVWRQLGVHVLVQTVPGKEVCQRCLDLEPVLRGRHWKDIKNQVHNQIQSQKKQQFHAQMDLQDPQEQQNQEQDQTQTQKKQHQHFQDQMDQHGKDHTQNQKKQQYHAQIDHQDNVQNQKKQQYHLQLDQQNQDHTQKKQQFQVQMDHQDQESIQNQKKHHYHTQMDHQDHLQIHKKQMCHSRLEHPDHIQVHKKQLYQMDQQTQVLQSTLDQDTSSLLTGTPYGPDGPHRATGLSLVERDPIISPYPIPHRAPGLHMDQLLSRTEWTDESLAQNYPINRQLARNLLPDAPTGGPLPNPHSGHVHF, from the exons AT GTCTGCAGTTACCGTGGAGACGGCTGTCACCGTGAAGGAAACAACTGTTGTTGCCATGGCCAACAACACGGAGGAGCACGTGTCTGAGCAAACCTCCCCTCTTGAGGAGGAGTTGAAGAAACCTGCCCGCCGCCGTCGACGGGCCAGCGTCACATTAGGGAGGCGGGGCCAGAGAGGGAAGAAGTGGGTCCCCGCAGACAAGAGGCGGGGCCCAGGTGAGAAGAGACGTGGTCAGAAGGAGAAGCGGCGAGGTcacgaggagaagaaggagggcGTGACGGTGAAGAGAATGTGGAGTGGCGGGAAGCGACAATATTGTGTGTTCTGTCGGCGTCCGCAGGTGAAGATCGCACGTCACCTGCTGCGAAAGCACACAGATGAACCGGAGGTGATGGCCGCCAGCACACTGCCGACGGGCTCCAAACAACGCCACCTGCTGCTGGACCACCTGCGCTGCAGAGGCAACTACCTCCACAACATCGAG GTGATCAGACAGGGCAGTGGGGAGATCATCCCGTGTCGTCAGCCGTCAGAGGAGGTCGATGCGCGGAATTACCTGCCATGTCCGCTCTGCCTGGGTTTCTTCCTTCGCTCTGATCTCTGGAAACATCAGGCATCCTGTCGTAAGAAGCTGTCGTCCAACCCCTCCAAAGACTCCACCTCAGAGACAAGGTCAGACACGACATCTGACTATACAGGAAAGTCTGTCTGTGATCAAGGAGACAACAGGGCTTCCAGGTCAACGgaggacacactgtctgacCCCCAAGGGGACATAGTTGCAGCAGACCAGACCTGTAAACCCGGGTCCAATCAGCCTGATACTGCTGAACCCAGTGGGGATCAGGATGCAACCTCTGACCCTGGGGTTGACCGGCCAAGGAAGCGAATTAGGGTCCAAGCCGCAGCATCCCGCCTCCTTCCAATTTCTGGCGGAGCGTCAGAGAGTTGCAGTGAAGTCCTGCATCGCATGAACCAGGACCACATCTCACATCAG GTCAAATCTGATTGGTTGATCTGTAAATATGGAAACAAGTTGATGGGGAACCAAGATAGCAGCCAGAAGCGGTATGATTATGTCAGTCAAAAGCTGCGGGAACTTGGGAGGTTCCTCCTGGCAGCTAAATCACTGGACTCTGGCGTTCACACACTACTGGACGTTTTGGCTCCAGGCCGCCTCAGCCTGGCACTGGCTGCTGCCAGAAAGGCATCTGGGTATCGCTGGAGCCGCCCTCCTCTGGCGGTGAAGACCACACTGAAAACAGTTTGCGAGATTGCCATCGGAGAGAGTCTGCAGGATGGAGACTGGGAGGCAGCAGCCAAAACCACCGACTTTTACCACATTCTGGGAAGAGAGTGGGACAACCTGGGGCTGCTGAACCCTGATGCAG TAGCTCCTGAGGGAGGAATCAAGCTGAAGAAACAACTGGTCCAATCACGGAATGACAAGAAGTCGAGTCAAGAGCCTGAAACAAGTCCAGTGG TTCCATCAAAGAGCAGCAACAGACCTGTGACCATGATTCCACCTGAGTCCAGACTGCAGACTCCTCTCACGG TTCCTGTGGCTCCAAGAAAGGTCAGACGTCGTCCGTGGTCATCTGCAGAGAAGGAGGCAGTCTGGAGACAGTTGGGAGTCCATGTTCTGGTGCAGACCGTACCTGGGAAGGAGGTTTGTCAGCGCTGTCTTGACCTTGAGCCTGTCCTCAGAGGTCGACATTGGAAAGACATAAAGAACCAAGTCCACAACCAAATCCAGAGCCAAAAGAAGCAGCAGTTCCACGCCCAGATGGACCTTCAAGACCCCCAGGAACAACAGAATCAAGAACAAgaccaaacacaaactcagaagAAGCAGCACCAGCACTTCCAGGACCAAATGGACCAACATGGAAAGGACCACACCCAGAACCAGAAGAAACAGCAGTACCATGCCCAGATAGACCACCAGGACAATGTTCAGAACCAGAAGAAACAGCAGTACCATCTCCAGTTGGACCAACAGAACCAGGACCACACCcagaaaaaacagcagtttCAAGTTCAGATGGACCACCAGGACCAGGAAAGCATTCAGAATCAAAAGAAACACCATTACCACACCCAGATGGACCACCAGGACCACCTTCAAATTCATAAAAAGCAAATGTGCCATTCTAGATTGGAACACCCTGACCATATTCAGGTCCACAAGAAGCAGCTGTACCAAATGGACCAGCAGACCCAGGTACTGCAGTCCACACTGGATCAGGACACGTCGTCTCTTCTGACGGGCACTCCTTATGGACCTGATGGACCTCATCGGGCCACAGGACTCTCACTTGTTGAGCGGGACCCCATTATCAGTCCATATCCAATTCCACACCGGGCCCCAGGGCTTCACATGGACCAGCTACTGTCCAGAACAGAGTGGACTGATGAGTCTCTGGCCCAGAACTACCCAATCAACCGGCAGCTAGCCAGGAACCTTCTCCCAGATGCACCCACAGGAGGACCTCTGCCCAATCCACACTCTGGACATGTCCACTTCTGA